One genomic segment of Kiritimatiella glycovorans includes these proteins:
- a CDS encoding glutamate synthase subunit beta, producing the protein MDKNRGFIKYRRREPGYRPIEERVRDFRAVERRLDPEEVRRQSARCMDCGVPFCHAHGCPVGNVIPEFNEHVFHGRWRDALEILLSTNPFPEFTGRICPAPCETSCVLGINADPVTIRQMELEIVERGFEEGFFPNRPPENRRDQTVAVVGSGPAGLSAAYELNRVGFRVTVFDSAPRPGGLLRYGIPDFKMEKWIIDRRVEVMEREGIVFECGVEIGSDLSFRFLRRRYDAVVLTGGAREPRDLEVPGRELDGIHFAMDFLSCQNLLNEGEPVREDRRVHAEGRHVVVIGGGDTGADCVGTANRQGAESVTQLEILPEPPKERPGDTPWPLWPRSLRTSSSHKEGCERRWSVMTKSFEGDAENRVRQLNCVRVEWVEPEEGGRPVPREVAGSEFTLQADLVLLAMGFVKPAPSNYMYDLDLRIDERGRVARDERHRTSLEGVFVAGDMALGASLVVSAIRDGQDAAEGVRAWIDGETKGIGEA; encoded by the coding sequence ATGGACAAGAATCGAGGCTTCATAAAGTACAGGCGGCGCGAACCCGGTTACCGGCCAATCGAGGAGCGGGTGCGTGATTTCCGCGCCGTGGAGCGCCGCCTGGATCCGGAGGAGGTGCGCCGGCAGAGCGCGCGCTGTATGGACTGCGGGGTGCCGTTCTGTCACGCGCACGGGTGTCCTGTCGGGAACGTGATACCGGAGTTCAACGAGCACGTCTTTCACGGACGCTGGCGGGATGCGCTGGAGATTTTGCTCTCGACCAACCCGTTTCCCGAGTTCACGGGCAGGATCTGTCCTGCGCCGTGCGAGACGTCCTGCGTACTGGGCATCAACGCCGATCCGGTCACGATCCGTCAGATGGAGCTTGAGATCGTGGAGCGCGGATTCGAGGAGGGCTTCTTCCCGAACCGCCCGCCCGAGAACCGGCGCGATCAGACCGTGGCCGTGGTCGGATCCGGTCCGGCGGGGCTCTCCGCCGCCTATGAGCTCAATCGTGTCGGGTTCAGGGTCACGGTTTTTGACAGCGCGCCCCGTCCGGGCGGACTGCTGCGCTACGGCATCCCGGACTTCAAGATGGAGAAATGGATCATCGACCGCCGCGTCGAGGTGATGGAGCGCGAGGGCATCGTGTTTGAATGCGGCGTGGAGATCGGCTCGGACTTGTCCTTCCGTTTCCTGAGGCGGCGCTACGACGCGGTCGTGCTGACCGGGGGGGCGCGTGAGCCGCGCGATCTGGAGGTCCCGGGACGCGAGCTCGACGGCATCCATTTCGCTATGGACTTCCTGAGCTGCCAGAACCTGCTCAACGAGGGGGAACCGGTCCGGGAAGATCGCCGTGTCCATGCGGAGGGACGCCATGTCGTGGTCATCGGCGGCGGGGATACGGGCGCCGACTGCGTGGGGACCGCGAACCGGCAGGGGGCCGAAAGCGTGACGCAGCTCGAGATCCTTCCCGAGCCCCCGAAGGAACGTCCGGGCGACACGCCCTGGCCCCTGTGGCCGCGTTCGCTGCGCACCTCCAGCAGCCACAAAGAAGGCTGCGAGCGACGGTGGTCGGTCATGACGAAGTCGTTCGAGGGCGATGCGGAAAACCGTGTGAGACAGCTGAACTGCGTCAGGGTGGAATGGGTTGAACCTGAAGAGGGAGGGCGACCCGTCCCGCGCGAAGTCGCAGGCTCGGAATTCACCCTTCAGGCTGACCTGGTCCTGCTGGCGATGGGATTTGTCAAGCCGGCCCCCTCGAACTACATGTACGATCTCGATCTCCGGATCGACGAACGTGGCCGCGTCGCGCGCGACGAGCGACACCGGACCAGTCTCGAAGGAGTCTTCGTCGCCGGCGATATGGCCCTCGGCGCCTCGCTCGTGGTGAGCGCCATCCGGGACGGACAGGACGCCGCCGAAGGCGTCCGCGCGTGGATCGACGGAGAGACGAAGGGGATCGGGGAGGCTTGA